The following proteins come from a genomic window of uncultured Fibrobacter sp.:
- a CDS encoding O-acetylhomoserine aminocarboxypropyltransferase/cysteine synthase family protein: MNFNTTLLHQNFGSDRCSGSTLTPIYQVSAFSQESAEKLEAVFNNKAPGFAYTRIGNPTTDSFERRIASLEKGIGAVACSSGMAAVTISLLNILQAGDEIIASTGLFGGTIDLFHDLEAFGIKTRFVTEVTAETVSAQLNEKTKAVFTELIGNPKLNVVDLQSVADIAHQHAVPFIVDSTTATPYLIHPFDFGADIVVHSSSKYINGNGSAISGIIIDSGKFSWDYSRFKGLEEYKRFGKFAYFAKLRNGIWRNVGCCVAPNTSFLNALGLETLGLRMERLCSNALQLAEFLQGFEGISVNYPALKSNPYYSLVQSQLGGKGGAIFTIDAGNKERAFKLINNLKYASIATNIGDLRTLVIHPDSTIYTHGTKEQKENAGVFEGTVRVSVGIEDIEDLKEDFEQAIKNI, from the coding sequence ATGAATTTTAACACAACCTTATTGCATCAGAATTTTGGAAGTGATCGATGTAGCGGTTCTACACTTACACCCATTTACCAGGTAAGCGCTTTTTCGCAAGAATCTGCCGAAAAACTTGAGGCCGTTTTCAATAACAAGGCTCCTGGCTTTGCATATACTCGCATCGGGAACCCTACAACCGATTCTTTTGAACGCCGCATCGCATCCCTTGAAAAGGGAATCGGTGCCGTGGCATGTTCTTCGGGCATGGCCGCAGTAACTATTTCGCTTCTGAACATTTTGCAAGCAGGCGACGAAATCATTGCTAGCACCGGCCTTTTTGGCGGCACAATCGACTTGTTCCATGATTTGGAAGCCTTCGGTATCAAAACGCGATTCGTTACCGAAGTCACCGCCGAAACAGTGAGTGCCCAACTGAATGAAAAGACCAAAGCCGTATTTACCGAACTTATTGGCAACCCGAAACTGAATGTGGTCGACTTACAAAGTGTCGCAGACATAGCTCACCAACATGCGGTTCCGTTTATTGTCGACAGCACCACGGCAACTCCATACCTTATACATCCCTTTGATTTTGGCGCAGATATCGTTGTACATTCTTCTTCCAAGTACATCAACGGCAATGGTAGCGCTATCAGCGGTATCATTATCGATAGTGGCAAATTCAGCTGGGATTATTCGCGTTTTAAAGGCCTTGAAGAATACAAACGTTTTGGAAAGTTCGCCTACTTTGCAAAACTTCGCAACGGCATTTGGCGTAACGTGGGCTGCTGCGTGGCCCCCAATACCTCTTTCTTGAATGCGCTTGGACTCGAAACGCTCGGGCTCCGTATGGAACGTTTGTGTTCCAACGCCTTGCAGCTGGCTGAATTTTTGCAGGGATTCGAAGGAATTTCGGTCAACTACCCCGCTCTCAAAAGCAACCCCTATTACAGCTTGGTGCAAAGTCAGCTGGGCGGAAAGGGTGGTGCGATTTTCACCATTGATGCAGGCAATAAAGAAAGAGCTTTCAAACTTATTAACAATTTGAAATACGCTTCTATAGCTACAAATATCGGTGATTTACGCACGTTAGTAATTCATCCGGATAGTACCATCTATACGCACGGTACAAAAGAACAAAAAGAAAATGCAGGTGTTTTTGAAGGCACAGTCCGCGTAAGCGTCGGAATAGAAGACATTGAAGATCTCAAAGAAGATTTTGAACAGGCAATCAAAAACATTTAA
- the cysT gene encoding sulfate ABC transporter permease subunit CysT, with protein MKRTNRSVIPGFGLTTGITLAILSIVVLIPLASLVVFTAHMSLDEIIATITRDRVLSSFRVSFVTAFVASLINAVMGIVLAWVLVKYSFPLKRLVDGMIELPFALPTAVAGIALTALTADTGLVGGFFAKFGIKIAFTQVGITVALVFIGIPFVVRAVQPVLEKLDPAYEEAAGVLGASRSRIFWKIVFPEIVPAALTGFGLAFGRCLGEYGSVVFIAGNKPFETEIVPLIIMSELQEYDYASATTIALVMLVASFVTLFLVNLIQSRNARILKGGS; from the coding sequence AGGCTTCGGCCTGACTACAGGCATCACGCTTGCCATCTTGAGCATCGTGGTGCTTATTCCGCTTGCATCGCTAGTGGTATTCACGGCCCACATGAGCCTTGACGAAATTATCGCGACAATTACGCGCGATAGAGTGTTGTCTAGTTTTCGCGTGAGCTTCGTGACGGCATTTGTGGCATCGCTGATTAATGCGGTAATGGGCATTGTGTTGGCGTGGGTGCTGGTAAAGTACAGTTTTCCGCTCAAGCGCCTGGTTGACGGCATGATAGAACTCCCGTTCGCCTTGCCGACTGCAGTGGCGGGCATCGCACTTACTGCTCTTACAGCCGACACTGGGCTTGTGGGCGGATTCTTTGCAAAGTTCGGCATAAAGATTGCGTTTACGCAGGTAGGCATTACAGTGGCATTAGTGTTTATCGGCATTCCGTTCGTGGTTCGTGCGGTGCAGCCGGTACTCGAAAAACTGGACCCCGCTTACGAAGAAGCCGCAGGCGTGCTAGGGGCATCTCGCAGCCGAATCTTTTGGAAAATTGTTTTCCCGGAAATTGTTCCTGCCGCTTTAACAGGATTCGGGCTTGCCTTCGGGCGCTGCCTAGGTGAATACGGCAGTGTGGTTTTTATCGCGGGCAACAAGCCGTTCGAAACAGAAATCGTGCCGCTCATCATTATGTCGGAATTACAGGAATACGATTACGCCAGTGCGACAACCATTGCGCTTGTAATGCTTGTAGCCTCATTCGTAACGCTATTCTTGGTGAACCTGATCCAAAGTAGAAATGCACGGATTTTGAAGGGAGGCTCTTGA
- the cysW gene encoding sulfate ABC transporter permease subunit CysW has translation MYKETKSSKFVKWFLIGISIIFVVLMLLLPLITVITEAFKQGFAVYEKAVTDNYTVKAIWLTLEATVLAVVINTVFGLSAAWSLTKFHFKGKKILTTLIDLPVTVSPIIAGLIFLLTFGRQSPIFPLLQEWDVKIVFAVPGIVLATIFVTFPFISRELIPVLEARGNDEEEAAALMGAKGFTIFRKITFPHIKWAFLYGVVLCAARAMGEFGAVSVISGHLRGKTNTLPLHVEILFNEFQYVPAFAVASILVLLAIFILIARSLIEYNGKKKNKVEP, from the coding sequence ATGTATAAAGAAACAAAATCTTCGAAATTTGTCAAGTGGTTCTTAATAGGAATCAGCATCATTTTCGTGGTGCTTATGCTTTTACTCCCGCTGATCACAGTGATTACCGAGGCCTTTAAGCAGGGCTTTGCCGTGTACGAGAAGGCGGTAACGGACAACTACACTGTCAAGGCGATTTGGCTCACGCTAGAGGCAACCGTACTTGCAGTAGTGATCAATACGGTTTTCGGGCTGAGTGCAGCATGGTCGCTGACCAAGTTCCATTTTAAGGGCAAGAAAATCCTTACGACGCTCATTGATTTGCCAGTAACAGTTTCGCCGATTATCGCAGGCCTGATTTTCTTGCTCACATTCGGTCGTCAAAGCCCGATTTTTCCACTGTTGCAGGAATGGGATGTCAAGATTGTATTTGCAGTGCCGGGAATTGTGCTTGCAACGATTTTCGTGACGTTTCCGTTCATTTCTCGCGAGTTGATTCCGGTTCTGGAAGCCCGTGGAAACGACGAAGAAGAGGCTGCGGCGCTAATGGGAGCGAAAGGATTTACCATTTTCAGGAAAATTACTTTCCCGCATATCAAGTGGGCTTTTTTGTACGGCGTGGTGCTTTGCGCGGCGCGTGCTATGGGCGAATTCGGTGCGGTATCGGTGATTTCGGGGCATTTGCGCGGCAAGACCAATACACTCCCGCTGCATGTAGAAATTTTGTTCAATGAATTCCAGTATGTGCCCGCATTTGCGGTAGCGTCAATTCTGGTACTACTTGCAATATTTATTCTGATTGCAAGAAGTTTGATCGAATATAACGGAAAGAAGAAAAATAAGGTTGAACCGTAG
- a CDS encoding 4Fe-4S binding protein, with product MATDYATLKKGGWMRQKQKNNFSLRVRVVGGNLTATQLAKIAEVAEKYGEGYAHLTSRQSVEIPFIKLENVDDVKAALAEGGVEPGVCGPRVRTITACQGEAVCPSGCIDTYAIAKELDDRYFARELPHKFKFGVTGCQNNCLKAEENDVGIKGGIKVKWIEDKCIGCGLCAKSCRKGAIKIENKKVIFDDSQCNFCGRCYKACPTDAWEHTHGYIVSFGGLFGNNINKGETIIPFIDDKQKLLDVCDAAIQFFAENAKPSERFKYTIDRIGHDVFAQKIKDAYNGK from the coding sequence ATGGCAACAGATTATGCAACTCTTAAAAAGGGCGGTTGGATGCGCCAAAAGCAGAAGAACAACTTCTCGCTGCGCGTGCGCGTCGTGGGCGGAAACCTCACGGCAACGCAATTGGCAAAGATCGCCGAAGTCGCCGAAAAATACGGCGAAGGTTACGCTCATTTGACTTCCAGGCAGAGCGTCGAAATACCATTTATCAAATTGGAGAATGTAGACGACGTGAAGGCTGCCCTTGCCGAAGGAGGCGTGGAACCTGGCGTTTGCGGCCCTCGCGTGCGTACTATCACGGCATGTCAGGGCGAAGCCGTTTGCCCGAGCGGATGCATTGACACTTATGCCATCGCCAAGGAACTGGACGATCGTTACTTTGCCCGAGAACTCCCGCACAAGTTTAAGTTTGGTGTGACCGGTTGTCAGAACAACTGCCTCAAGGCCGAAGAAAACGACGTCGGTATCAAGGGCGGTATCAAGGTCAAGTGGATCGAAGATAAGTGCATTGGCTGCGGACTCTGCGCCAAGAGCTGCCGCAAGGGTGCAATCAAAATCGAAAACAAGAAAGTGATTTTCGATGACTCGCAGTGCAATTTCTGCGGGCGTTGCTACAAGGCATGCCCCACCGACGCTTGGGAACATACCCACGGCTACATCGTTTCTTTCGGCGGCCTTTTCGGCAACAACATCAACAAGGGCGAAACGATTATCCCCTTTATCGATGACAAGCAAAAACTGCTTGATGTCTGTGATGCAGCAATTCAGTTCTTTGCCGAAAATGCAAAACCCAGCGAACGATTCAAATATACCATCGACCGCATTGGCCACGATGTATTCGCGCAAAAAATCAAAGACGCTTATAACGGCAAATGA
- a CDS encoding adenylyl-sulfate reductase subunit alpha: MKIERLKTDLLIIGGGTAGCYAAITAAQNASQDATNLKILVVEKANIKRSGCLAAGVNALNAYITEGRTPRDYVEYAKKDADGIVREDLLYTISERFNEVTAHLEKLGLVILKDKDGKYVTRGNRNIKINGENIKPILADAVKKLPNVTVLNHVNIFDFSVHSNKIDGAFGFGIENDTFYAIEAGAVIIATGGAAGLYRPNNPGFSRHKMWYPPFNTGAGYAMGIRHGAEMTTFEMRFIALRCKDTIAPTGTLAQGVGAKQVNSLGEVYETKYGISTSERVYGTVAENLEGRGPCYLRTVGITPEQEESLLKAYLNMAPSQTIRWLENELPSKADVEIEGTEPYIVGGHTASGYWVDTKRATTIQGLYAAGDVAGGAPQKYVTGALAEGEIAAKSAAEYIESLSALRQAQGPDVQFKVAEPAEATIKEEEIADHIAKIEKFLSNEKGPQTTENLEEAMQTVMDSYAGGIKTGYRYSENQLNQAKKEIEIIEKLTDELSAANLQEVMYIYELKERLTVCKSVIAHLAARRETRWHSFAENLDYPEKDNVNFRKYVNSRLENGEIKIILRELTAEGQRNYEHQH, translated from the coding sequence ATGAAAATAGAGCGACTTAAAACAGACCTGTTGATTATTGGTGGCGGCACGGCAGGTTGCTATGCGGCCATTACCGCCGCACAAAATGCATCTCAAGATGCGACGAACCTCAAGATCCTTGTCGTCGAAAAGGCAAATATCAAGCGCAGCGGCTGCCTGGCCGCTGGCGTAAATGCCTTGAACGCCTACATTACCGAAGGCCGCACGCCCAGGGATTACGTGGAATATGCAAAGAAGGACGCCGACGGCATTGTTCGCGAAGACCTATTGTACACTATTTCAGAAAGGTTCAACGAAGTCACCGCGCATCTGGAAAAGTTGGGGCTTGTCATCTTGAAAGACAAAGATGGCAAATATGTGACGCGAGGAAATCGCAACATCAAGATCAACGGCGAAAACATCAAGCCGATTTTGGCCGATGCCGTCAAGAAGCTCCCCAATGTGACCGTGTTGAACCATGTGAACATTTTTGATTTCTCGGTACATAGCAATAAGATTGACGGTGCATTCGGTTTCGGAATCGAGAACGATACATTCTACGCCATCGAAGCGGGCGCTGTCATTATCGCCACAGGTGGTGCCGCGGGGCTTTACCGCCCGAACAATCCGGGATTTTCACGCCATAAAATGTGGTATCCGCCCTTCAATACAGGCGCAGGTTACGCCATGGGAATCCGCCACGGCGCCGAGATGACAACCTTCGAAATGCGTTTTATTGCACTACGTTGCAAAGATACGATTGCGCCTACGGGAACACTTGCGCAAGGCGTTGGCGCAAAGCAGGTGAATTCCCTTGGCGAAGTTTACGAGACAAAGTACGGGATTTCTACTTCTGAACGCGTTTACGGAACTGTGGCCGAAAATCTGGAAGGCCGCGGCCCGTGCTACTTGCGCACCGTCGGGATTACGCCTGAACAGGAAGAATCACTCCTGAAGGCTTACCTGAACATGGCTCCGTCGCAGACCATCCGCTGGCTTGAAAATGAACTGCCCTCGAAGGCGGATGTCGAAATCGAAGGGACGGAACCTTACATCGTAGGCGGCCACACCGCGAGCGGTTACTGGGTCGATACCAAGCGTGCCACCACCATTCAAGGGCTTTATGCTGCAGGCGATGTGGCCGGAGGTGCCCCGCAAAAGTACGTAACAGGGGCTCTTGCCGAAGGTGAAATTGCGGCGAAAAGCGCGGCGGAATATATAGAGAGTTTGTCGGCCCTTCGGCAAGCTCAGGGACCTGACGTGCAATTTAAGGTTGCTGAGCCTGCCGAAGCAACCATTAAGGAAGAAGAGATTGCTGATCACATCGCAAAAATCGAGAAATTCCTTTCCAACGAAAAAGGTCCGCAGACCACAGAGAATCTCGAAGAAGCGATGCAGACCGTCATGGATTCCTATGCAGGCGGAATCAAGACGGGTTACCGCTACAGCGAGAATCAGTTGAACCAGGCCAAAAAGGAAATCGAAATCATCGAGAAACTGACGGACGAATTGAGTGCTGCCAACCTGCAAGAAGTCATGTACATCTACGAACTCAAGGAACGCCTGACGGTCTGCAAGAGCGTGATTGCGCACCTGGCCGCCCGCCGCGAAACCCGCTGGCACAGTTTCGCCGAGAACCTCGACTATCCCGAAAAAGACAACGTAAACTTCCGCAAGTACGTAAACTCGCGCCTCGAAAACGGCGAAATCAAAATCATCTTGCGCGAACTCACTGCAGAAGGGCAAAGGAACTATGAGCATCAGCATTGA
- a CDS encoding ferredoxin family protein has product MSISIDQGKCIGCGRCHDVCPGTLIKINENKKAFIKYPKDCWGCTSCIKECPVHAIRFFLGEDIGGKGCKVHTEKVKGEKNDIVRWIFELNDGSVKTIDIDPKESNKY; this is encoded by the coding sequence ATGAGCATCAGCATTGATCAAGGCAAGTGCATCGGTTGCGGGCGCTGCCACGACGTTTGCCCCGGCACGTTAATCAAGATAAACGAAAACAAGAAGGCATTTATCAAGTACCCCAAAGATTGCTGGGGTTGCACCTCGTGCATCAAGGAATGCCCCGTTCACGCCATCCGATTCTTCCTCGGCGAAGACATTGGCGGCAAGGGCTGCAAGGTGCATACCGAAAAGGTCAAGGGCGAAAAGAACGATATCGTGCGCTGGATTTTCGAACTGAACGACGGAAGCGTCAAGACTATTGATATCGATCCCAAGGAATCGAATAAGTATTAA
- a CDS encoding ABC transporter ATP-binding protein: MYVELKNINKHFGNFKASDNVSFGIEKGKLIGLLGPSGSGKTTILRMIAGLETPDNGDIIIDGKVINNVPASKRGIGFVFQSYALFRYMTVFENIAFGLRVLKKSDSEIKDRVAELVKLIGLEGLENRYPSQLSGGQRQRVAFARALAPNPQLLLLDEPFAAIDAKVRQELRHWLKEMIAKLGVTSIFVTHDQDEAIEVADEIIIMNKGRIDQIGKPLDVYSSPKTAFVASFFGQPSIFRDYSKFRRFDAIEGAEQAIVRPEFVKVTKKTEVQKYKNSAEEGVVTDVAFRGSGIELSVLVNGETLTARRSFDEPGISVGEKVDIFIYRIFVTVGESAFLLENKSLREPVVVI; this comes from the coding sequence ATGTACGTAGAATTAAAAAACATCAATAAGCATTTTGGAAATTTCAAGGCGTCTGATAATGTATCCTTCGGTATCGAAAAGGGTAAACTGATTGGTTTACTGGGCCCGAGCGGTTCAGGCAAAACGACAATTCTCCGTATGATTGCAGGACTGGAAACACCTGACAACGGCGATATCATTATTGACGGCAAAGTAATCAATAATGTGCCTGCCAGTAAGCGCGGCATCGGATTCGTGTTCCAGAGTTATGCCTTGTTCCGTTACATGACGGTTTTTGAAAACATCGCCTTTGGACTTCGAGTGCTCAAAAAATCCGATAGTGAAATCAAGGACCGTGTCGCGGAACTTGTCAAGTTGATTGGCCTCGAAGGGCTCGAAAATCGCTATCCGAGCCAACTTTCGGGTGGGCAACGCCAACGCGTTGCATTTGCACGTGCGCTCGCTCCAAATCCGCAGTTACTTTTGCTCGATGAACCTTTTGCAGCAATTGACGCCAAGGTTCGTCAGGAACTCCGCCATTGGCTAAAAGAAATGATTGCAAAACTCGGCGTCACGAGCATTTTTGTAACCCATGACCAAGACGAGGCTATCGAAGTCGCCGACGAAATCATCATCATGAACAAGGGCCGTATTGATCAAATAGGCAAGCCTCTCGATGTATACAGTTCACCCAAAACCGCTTTCGTCGCTTCTTTCTTTGGACAACCCAGCATTTTCAGGGATTACAGCAAGTTCCGTCGCTTTGATGCTATCGAAGGTGCAGAGCAAGCCATTGTGCGCCCCGAATTTGTGAAAGTCACCAAGAAAACGGAAGTGCAGAAATATAAGAATTCCGCCGAAGAAGGGGTCGTGACTGATGTCGCCTTCCGTGGTAGCGGTATAGAATTGTCGGTTCTCGTGAACGGCGAAACTCTTACGGCAAGGCGAAGCTTTGATGAGCCCGGCATATCCGTAGGGGAAAAGGTTGATATTTTCATTTACCGCATCTTTGTAACCGTCGGCGAGAGCGCTTTCTTACTCGAAAACAAGTCTCTACGCGAACCTGTCGTAGTGATATAA